A window from Streptomyces sp. NBC_00299 encodes these proteins:
- a CDS encoding DUF742 domain-containing protein: MTPPQRRRRFPMEPLPPPPPPPRPGVKKNPERLFVVAGKDGAERAELDLVTLIVASAVPTPSSAPEQTALLRLCTTPLSVAELSAYLNLPFSAMTVLLTDMLTADLVTARAPLVRQSVADRSLLEAVMHGLQRL; this comes from the coding sequence ATGACGCCTCCGCAACGCCGGCGGCGATTTCCCATGGAGCCGTTGCCCCCGCCGCCACCGCCGCCGCGGCCGGGAGTGAAGAAGAACCCGGAACGGCTCTTCGTGGTGGCGGGGAAGGACGGTGCCGAGCGCGCCGAGCTCGACCTGGTCACCTTAATCGTGGCGAGCGCCGTCCCAACGCCCTCCTCCGCACCCGAGCAGACGGCGCTGCTCCGGCTCTGCACGACCCCTCTGTCCGTGGCCGAACTCTCGGCCTACCTGAATCTGCCGTTCAGCGCGATGACGGTCCTGCTCACCGACATGCTGACGGCCGACCTGGTGACGGCGCGCGCCCCCCTCGTGCGCCAGTCCGTCGCCGACCGGTCCCTTCTCGAAG
- a CDS encoding roadblock/LC7 domain-containing protein: protein MIQQRANFDWMLKELHDGVPGIEMIVVLSADGLRIARYGGDPDTADRVAAACAGLQSLATAVATEIPNSDGKMKMVLIEINGGYFYLMAAGANAYLAVLSDTFAEPGLMSNRMSDLVSRIGAHLTSPSRRNGQTV, encoded by the coding sequence GTGATCCAGCAGCGCGCCAACTTCGACTGGATGCTCAAGGAGCTCCACGACGGCGTACCGGGCATCGAGATGATCGTGGTGCTCTCCGCCGACGGACTGCGCATCGCCCGCTACGGCGGCGACCCGGACACCGCCGACCGCGTCGCCGCGGCCTGTGCCGGTCTGCAGAGCCTGGCGACCGCCGTCGCCACGGAGATCCCCAACAGCGACGGCAAGATGAAGATGGTCCTCATCGAGATCAACGGCGGCTACTTCTATCTGATGGCCGCCGGTGCCAACGCGTATCTCGCCGTGCTCTCCGACACGTTCGCCGAGCCCGGTCTGATGAGCAACCGCATGTCGGACCTCGTCAGCCGCATCGGGGCCCATCTCACCAGTCCGTCGAGGCGCAACGGGCAGACCGTATGA
- a CDS encoding sensor histidine kinase has protein sequence MVSVQPPSRHRELPYMRALLLPAIVMAAATGAAVAVVAEPARTAVGVSGAVAMLLVLAAVAEAVRRGRALRDARAEHARHAAYLERRIASHDEEMKRLATEITPAAIYRLRCDHSPHEVIRDLALIDPSYAQLPPAQVELVKSMLNIVDREEALRDSAQRSFVNIARRVQSIVHQQSEELREMEEDHGRNPEVFDDLLRIDHGTMLIGRLADSISVLGGGRPGRQWPNPVQLYSVLRGAMSRILEYRRIKLDSIVSVNVRGISVEPVIHAAAELLDNATRYSPPQTEVHVTATEVQTGIAIEIEDAGVSLSEEARARVENMLERAKEGSDLQELGESPRLGLAVVGRLCTAFNMQVSLRTSAYGGVRAVLIIPREMLTTDPAPGYAHGIGAAAAPDLSPGALEGPKRTPKKRRPTSPKIPATVSMEDDVPVVTEWTANGLPQRRSRVKTPLSKRIAEQAAIEQAEREGRPTIWSTAKPEPEPEPAVDEPAPGAWVEAFWNGLKDKPDPYTLQPRTQPGRPARAEADDEGDLK, from the coding sequence ATGGTGAGCGTTCAACCCCCGTCCAGACACCGTGAACTCCCGTACATGCGCGCACTGTTGCTCCCGGCGATAGTGATGGCCGCGGCGACCGGAGCAGCCGTCGCCGTGGTGGCTGAACCGGCACGGACGGCCGTCGGAGTGAGCGGTGCCGTGGCCATGCTGCTGGTGCTGGCAGCCGTGGCCGAAGCGGTGCGCCGCGGTCGCGCCCTGCGGGATGCGCGGGCCGAGCACGCCCGTCACGCTGCGTACCTGGAGCGGCGTATCGCCTCCCACGACGAGGAGATGAAACGCCTCGCCACGGAGATCACGCCCGCCGCGATCTACCGTCTGCGTTGCGACCATTCACCCCATGAGGTGATTCGCGACCTCGCCCTGATCGACCCCTCCTACGCGCAACTCCCACCTGCACAGGTGGAGTTGGTGAAGTCGATGCTCAACATCGTCGACCGCGAGGAAGCCCTGCGCGACTCCGCCCAGCGGTCCTTCGTCAACATCGCCCGCCGCGTCCAGTCGATCGTGCACCAGCAGTCCGAGGAACTCCGGGAGATGGAGGAGGACCACGGCCGTAACCCCGAGGTCTTCGACGACCTGCTGCGCATCGACCACGGCACCATGCTGATCGGCCGCCTCGCCGACTCCATCTCGGTGCTCGGCGGCGGCCGCCCCGGCCGGCAGTGGCCCAACCCCGTCCAGCTCTACAGCGTGCTGCGCGGCGCCATGTCCCGGATCCTGGAGTACCGCCGCATCAAGCTGGACTCCATCGTCTCGGTCAACGTCCGCGGCATCTCCGTCGAGCCGGTCATCCACGCCGCGGCCGAACTCCTCGACAACGCCACCCGGTACTCGCCGCCGCAGACCGAGGTGCACGTCACCGCGACCGAGGTGCAGACCGGCATCGCGATCGAGATCGAGGACGCGGGCGTCAGCCTCAGCGAGGAGGCCCGCGCCCGGGTCGAGAACATGCTGGAGCGCGCCAAGGAGGGCAGCGACCTCCAGGAGCTCGGCGAGTCCCCGCGGCTGGGTCTCGCCGTCGTGGGCCGCCTGTGCACGGCGTTCAACATGCAGGTCTCCCTGCGCACTTCCGCGTACGGCGGGGTCCGCGCGGTCCTCATCATCCCGCGCGAGATGCTGACCACCGACCCCGCGCCCGGCTACGCCCACGGCATTGGCGCCGCCGCCGCGCCCGATCTCAGCCCCGGCGCCCTTGAGGGTCCCAAGCGCACCCCCAAGAAGCGGCGGCCCACCAGCCCGAAGATCCCGGCCACGGTCTCCATGGAGGACGACGTCCCCGTGGTCACCGAGTGGACCGCCAACGGGCTGCCGCAGCGCCGCAGCCGGGTCAAGACCCCGCTCAGCAAGCGGATCGCCGAGCAGGCGGCCATCGAGCAGGCCGAACGGGAGGGCAGGCCGACGATCTGGTCGACGGCCAAGCCGGAACCCGAGCCCGAGCCGGCCGTGGACGAGCCCGCACCCGGTGCGTGGGTCGAGGCGTTCTGGAACGGACTCAAGGACAAGCCCGACCCCTACACACTCCAGCCGCGAACCCAACCGGGCCGACCGGCCCGTGCCGAGGCCGACGACGAGGGGGACCTCAAGTGA